The following are encoded together in the Candidatus Omnitrophota bacterium genome:
- a CDS encoding 50S ribosomal protein L23, whose product MKLSYDILLALLQTEKSTLSEPEGKYLFLVRNDANKTEIKRSVEEIYKVKVKNVNTLVETGKSKRVRYQLGRTPDTKKAIVTLKKGEKITIS is encoded by the coding sequence ATGAAATTAAGTTATGATATACTTCTTGCTTTACTTCAGACGGAGAAATCAACTTTGTCAGAACCGGAAGGGAAATACCTTTTTCTGGTGAGAAACGATGCCAATAAAACAGAGATAAAAAGGTCCGTCGAGGAAATATACAAAGTAAAGGTAAAGAATGTAAACACTTTAGTAGAGACAGGGAAATCAAAAAGAGTCAGGTATCAGCTTGGAAGGACTCCCGATACAAAGAAGGCAATAGTCACCCTTAAAAAAGGCGAAAAAATAACAATCTCTTAA
- a CDS encoding 50S ribosomal protein L3 has protein sequence MSGLIGKKIGMTQVFNEQGDAIGVTAIEAGPCMVLSVNDKNVQVGFEPLSNEKKIKKPVSGYFNKLKLSPRKVIREFSKHSGREYKVGEEIKVDVFQVGDYVDVSGISIGKGFQGGMKRWNWSGGPMTHGSMSHRRIGSIGSSTTPGRVWKGHHLPGHMGNVKVTVQNLKVVMVDPENNILVVKGAIPGHDNNYVIINKAKKRKPAADKTAKK, from the coding sequence ATGAGCGGATTAATAGGGAAAAAAATTGGGATGACTCAGGTTTTTAACGAACAGGGCGATGCGATCGGTGTTACGGCTATCGAAGCAGGCCCGTGCATGGTCTTGTCGGTAAATGATAAAAATGTCCAGGTTGGTTTTGAACCTTTAAGCAATGAAAAAAAGATTAAAAAACCTGTTTCCGGATATTTTAATAAACTTAAACTATCCCCCAGAAAAGTAATCAGGGAGTTCTCCAAGCACAGCGGCAGAGAATATAAAGTTGGCGAAGAGATCAAGGTTGATGTTTTTCAGGTCGGGGATTATGTGGATGTGTCTGGTATATCCATCGGAAAAGGCTTCCAGGGAGGCATGAAAAGATGGAACTGGAGCGGCGGGCCGATGACTCACGGTTCGATGTCACACAGAAGGATCGGTTCCATTGGCTCAAGTACGACTCCGGGAAGGGTATGGAAAGGGCATCATCTCCCAGGCCATATGGGTAATGTGAAGGTAACTGTTCAGAATCTTAAGGTAGTGATGGTGGACCCTGAAAATAATATTTTAGTAGTAAAGGGCGCTATACCAGGGCATGATAATAATTACGTTATCATAAATAAGGCAAAGAAAAGAAAGCCAGCTGCCGATAAAACTGCGAAGAAATAA
- a CDS encoding 50S ribosomal protein L4 — protein sequence MENLTISVFNMDGKEVESLKLDASVFDGSVNKNLLHRVLTVYRSNQRKGLAATKTRGEVSGGGIKPWRQKGTGRARVGSIRSPLWRHGGVVFGPHPRSFFISIPKKLKTLALKSALNAKLNEGNLMVLDRFEVSSPKTKEVEKIFKNLKLIGKDGPKNKRLLLLSDKLSANAVLATRNLKFLDTASAKDANSLELMLARRVLITKDSIKQLVQRIKK from the coding sequence ATGGAAAACTTGACTATAAGTGTATTTAATATGGATGGCAAAGAAGTAGAATCGCTCAAACTGGATGCATCAGTGTTTGACGGCTCGGTAAATAAAAATTTATTGCACAGGGTGCTTACCGTGTACCGCTCTAATCAGAGAAAAGGACTGGCTGCAACTAAGACCAGGGGAGAAGTTTCCGGCGGTGGCATCAAACCCTGGAGGCAAAAAGGCACAGGCCGGGCAAGGGTAGGTTCCATACGTTCACCGTTATGGCGGCACGGTGGAGTTGTTTTCGGCCCTCATCCAAGAAGCTTCTTTATTTCAATACCTAAGAAGCTTAAGACACTGGCTTTAAAATCTGCGCTTAACGCTAAATTAAACGAAGGCAATTTAATGGTTTTGGATAGATTTGAAGTATCTTCGCCAAAAACAAAAGAGGTAGAAAAAATATTCAAGAATTTAAAGCTTATCGGAAAAGATGGACCGAAGAATAAAAGACTGCTTTTATTATCCGATAAATTATCTGCCAATGCAGTTTTAGCAACGAGGAACCTTAAATTTTTGGACACAGCATCAGCCAAAGACGCCAATTCATTAGAGCTTATGCTTGCAAGGAGAGTCCTGATTACAAAAGACAGTATTAAACAACTAGTTCAGAGAATAAAAAAATAA
- a CDS encoding 30S ribosomal protein S10, whose protein sequence is MQKIRIRLKAYDHRLLDQAVIEIVDTVKRTGAKISGPVPLPTKREIYTVLRSPVIDKKSREQFELATHKRLIDIFEPTAKTIDALRKLNLPAGVDVEIKM, encoded by the coding sequence ATGCAAAAGATAAGAATAAGGTTAAAAGCTTACGACCATCGTTTGTTAGACCAGGCGGTCATTGAAATCGTTGACACGGTAAAGCGTACCGGGGCCAAAATATCGGGGCCGGTGCCGTTGCCGACAAAAAGAGAGATTTATACCGTCCTGCGTTCACCTGTGATTGACAAAAAGTCGCGCGAACAGTTTGAACTGGCTACTCATAAGAGGTTGATTGATATTTTTGAGCCTACCGCAAAAACAATCGATGCGTTAAGAAAGCTGAATTTGCCTGCTGGTGTTGATGTTGAAATCAAAATGTAA